The Quercus robur chromosome 7, dhQueRobu3.1, whole genome shotgun sequence genome has a segment encoding these proteins:
- the LOC126691317 gene encoding zinc finger protein GIS-like — MSERISCSNVDSQGTAEAELPTEVELDQLLDLRLSNNVVDGHASKVANNLLDGFDIKSPKAQEGPEPFNEVKEKKQYFPCKYCCKKFSNSQALGGHQNAHKHERAFLKRMASLDCHLNRYYSAMPTLPHLHHGSLNRALGVHMRSMIHKPFHSRPHAGVWYGKEVWSKPQYGVHHLSMDDYWVAGSGFQPRDMMGVNLRDAIDDFEHSSLISNSTGSVANNRIASLWDFQGNSFSRNQQLKAPGLDLSLNL, encoded by the coding sequence ATGTCTGAAAGAATCTCATGCAGCAATGTTGATAGCCAAGGAACGGCTGAAGCAGAACTCCCCACGGAGGTTGAATTGGATCAGTTACTAGATCTAAGGCTTTCTAACAATGTAGTGGATGGTCATGCATCAAAGGTAGCAAACAATTTATTGGATGGCTTTGATATAAAGTCTCCAAAAGCTCAGGAAGGACCTGAACCCTTCAATGAAGTGAAAGAGAAGAAGCAATATTTTCCTTGCAAATATTGCTGCAAGAAGTTCTCCAACAGTCAAGCTTTAGGTGGGCACCAAAATGCCCACAAACATGAGAGAGCTTTCTTGAAGAGGATGGCTAGTTTAGACTGTCACTTGAACCGATATTATTCAGCTATGCCAAcacttcctcatcttcatcatgGGTCTTTGAATAGGGCTCTGGGGGTTCATATGCGCTCTATGATTCACAAGCCATTTCATTCTCGACCCCATGCTGGAGTTTGGTATGGCAAAGAAGTGTGGTCCAAACCACAATATGGTGTGCACCATTTGAGCATGGACGATTATTGGGTCGCTGGAAGTGGGTTTCAACCAAGAGACATGATGGGAGTGAATCTCAGGGATGCAATTGATGATTTTGAGCACTCTTCATTAATCTCAAACTCAACAGGATCTGTAGCTAATAACAGAATTGCCAGTCTTTGGGATTTTCAGGGCAATAGCTTTTCAAGAAATCAGCAACTTAAAGCCCCAGGACTTGACTTGTCCCTCAACCTGTGA